The proteins below come from a single Mycolicibacterium sp. TY81 genomic window:
- the gatC gene encoding Asp-tRNA(Asn)/Glu-tRNA(Gln) amidotransferase subunit GatC, with amino-acid sequence MSKISRDDVAHLANLARLALTDGELDSFAGQLDAILAHVGKIQAVDVTGIEATGNPLKEVNITRPDAEVASLTQDQALAQAPRAEDGRFAVPRILGEAE; translated from the coding sequence GTGTCGAAGATTTCCCGGGACGATGTCGCCCATCTGGCGAATCTGGCCCGGCTCGCCCTGACCGATGGTGAGCTGGACAGTTTCGCAGGCCAGCTCGATGCCATCCTGGCGCACGTCGGCAAGATTCAGGCCGTCGACGTCACCGGTATCGAGGCGACCGGCAATCCGCTCAAAGAGGTCAACATCACCCGGCCCGACGCCGAGGTGGCCAGCCTGACGCAGGACCAGGCGCTGGCGCAGGCCCCGCGGGCCGAGGACGGCCGGTTCGCCGTGCCCCGCATCTTGGGAGAAGCAGAGTGA
- a CDS encoding amino acid-binding protein → MSSYLLRVQLEDRPGSLGSLAVALGSVGADILSLDVVERGPGYAIDDLVVELPLGSMPDALITAAEALKGVYVDSIRPHTGLLEAHRELELIDHVAAAKGKAARLQTLADEAPRVLRVGWCVVVAGGKDGVAPHRITGSPGAPETLASSAPWLPLEHAAALDATGDWVPQFWRDIDTTLAAAPLGDPHTAIMLGRPGGPAFRPSEVARLGYLAGIVATIVR, encoded by the coding sequence GTGTCCTCCTATCTGCTGCGGGTGCAGCTCGAAGACCGCCCCGGTAGCCTCGGCTCGCTGGCGGTGGCTCTCGGGTCGGTGGGCGCCGACATCCTGTCGCTCGACGTCGTCGAGCGCGGTCCGGGCTACGCGATCGACGATCTGGTGGTCGAACTGCCGCTCGGGTCCATGCCCGACGCCCTGATCACCGCCGCGGAGGCCCTCAAGGGCGTGTACGTGGACAGCATTCGGCCCCACACCGGGTTGCTCGAGGCCCATCGCGAGCTGGAACTCATCGACCATGTGGCGGCCGCCAAGGGCAAGGCCGCGCGCCTCCAGACGCTGGCCGACGAGGCACCGCGCGTGTTGCGGGTCGGGTGGTGTGTCGTGGTGGCCGGCGGCAAGGACGGCGTGGCGCCCCATCGCATCACCGGCAGTCCGGGCGCGCCCGAGACGCTCGCCAGCTCAGCGCCGTGGCTGCCGCTCGAGCATGCCGCCGCACTGGACGCCACCGGCGACTGGGTGCCGCAGTTCTGGCGGGACATCGACACCACCCTGGCCGCCGCGCCGTTGGGTGACCCCCACACGGCGATCATGCTGGGCCGCCCGGGTGGGCCGGCCTTCCGTCCGTCCGAGGTCGCGCGGCTCGGGTATCTCGCCGGCATCGTCGCGACCATCGTGCGGTAG